From Xanthomonas sp. 10-10:
AGCGGCCGATCGTATTCGATGGTGCTCTGGCCACGCGGAAACGCGCCCAGCACCCAGCGGCGGATCTGTTCGGCGGCGGGGGCAGTGAGGGTACGCAGGACGGCAGACATGCGGCGATGATACGGGTGCGCCTGTACGACCATGTCAGCGCAGCTGCGGTTGGCGCAGGCGCTTCATCCGCCGATCCGCGCAGGCAGGCCACCGCGTTTCTCGCAGTCGGGCCGGCCGGCGCGTCTATGCGATCGAAGCGCCGGCAGGGCGCTGAACAATCGCCAGCGTGGAGGAGCTGAAGCGAAAGGATGCCGACACACGAATGGCACGGCGGTGGCGCCGGCGCTTCGCTGGCCGATCTCATCCGCACGGACGCCAGGGTCCAACCCATCGCCACCCAAGTCGGTCGTGCACGTGACCACCGCACTCCCAGGTGTGCAGTGCAGCAAGACTGGCCACCCGACGCACGCGCGATCTGGCGCCATCGCGCCCAAACCAGCTGAATTCAGCGTTTTGTGCACGGTTGCGCAACTTTGCGCGGCGACAGGTTCGCATCAGGCATTGCCATGCACGGCGAAAGTGCTAGAACTAGAGCCGTCCGATATCGGCCATGCATTGCACGGCACGTCGGTCGCTCCAAGGGCCCCGGCCACCGCCGGTGCAGCAAGTCGTTCGTACCAGCCATCCGTCAGGAGCTTGTCATGATCGCTTTGTTCCAGGGTTTAGGCCTGCTATTGCAGGACAACGCACTCCATCGGCGCTCCTTCGACGAACAGGTCGTCTACTGGCGCGACAAGACCGACACCCAGCTCGACGAAGAACTCGACCTGCTCAAGGTGGCCAAGAAACAGTGGGTGATCGCCTCGATCATCGGCTGGCAGGCCATTTCCCTGGTACTGCTGGGCGTGATCACCCACCAGCTGTGGCAAAACGACTATCACCTGACTTTCAGCCGGGTGGTGATCATCTTCACCTCGTGGGCGTCGATCCTGTTCGTCATGTGGTACATCGCCGACCTGTTCGACCACAGCGCCGGTTTCGAGCGGTGGTTGCGCGCCTTTAACAGCCGCGCGCGGGTGACCCCGGATGCCGACTCGGTCGAGTGCGTTGCCGACGCGCTGGACATGACGCGCCGCTACCCGGAAGTGCTGCGCTACAAGCAGGAAGTGACCTCCAGGCGCGAGCTGCGCCACGAGGACATCGTCAACATGCGCGAGATGGGCCGCTTGCGCCGCTACACCGAACTGCTGCGCGATCTGGACCGTTTCGATGGCGCGCCACGGCTGGTGGCCAACTCCTGAAGCCGTGGACACGGATCACTTACCAGGATGCCCGCTTCGAATGCAAACGGCCGATGGAGTTCAATCGGCCGTTTGCATCTCAACACCGACACCTCACTCTGATCCGGACGCACGCTGGGTCCGTCGCGTCGCTGTGTCATCGCCTTGCGTGAGCCGTTTAGGCAGGAATCGAATGACGCGGCGGCGCCAGCGTGTTCGAACGACTAGAACGCAATCACACGGACAGGGCCTGCAAACTCATCGGACAGAAGCTCCGCCAAGAACACCGCATCCTCCAGAGACTCGTCGGGACCATGCGCCGCTGTAAGCATGAAGTACGGTGCCGAGCCATCTCCCACGCACAGGTCATCGATCCGGTCCTCGATGCGCTCGGCATCGACGCCGACCACACCGACGTAGGTGACCCCTTCCGCGATCCAGTCGGCGACCAGGGCGGCCAGCCCTGGCTGTTCGTCGTGCAGTGAATGCAGAACGATCTTGCGCGGATTCGGCATTGCGGTTTAAGCCAGCTGCGCAGCCCCACTCAGGCCCGCGCAACCGCCTGTTCCACCGACGGGGTACGCCAGCCGCTGCGCACGCCCCAGATGTAGAACACCGCGCCGACTGCAGCGACCACCGCCAGGTCGGTGCCATAGCTCAGGTAGCCATGGCCGCCGAAATCGCTGCTGCCGGCCCAGGACAGCAGCGCGATCACCGGCAGGTAGCAGATCATCCAGGCCGCGCCCTTCAAGTTGCGGCGCAGGTCCGGCCAGCCCTGCTTGGCCTGGTAGTAGCAGTACACCGGCAGCGCCACGACCATCAGCAGGATGATCTCGCCGGTCAGCGGCCAGCGCGCCCAGTACAGCAGCTCGGTGGCCATCACGAAGGCCACCCCGGCCAGCACCGGCAGCGCGGCGATGCGCAGCGGGCGATGCAGCTCCGGTGCGTGGCGACGCAGCGCCATCGCGCTGATCGGGCCGGTGAGGTAGGAAATGATCGTCGCCACCGAGATCACCGCCGCCAGCGTGCCCCAGCCGCGGAAGAAGAACAGGAACACGAACGACACCGCCAGGTTGAAGAACATCGCCATGCGCGGCACGCCCCAGACCGGGTGCAGCTTGCCCAGCACGGCCGGCATGGTGCCGTTCTTTTCCATGCCGTAGACCATGCGTGCGGTGGTCGCGGTATAGGTGATGCCGGTGCCGCTGGGGCTGACGAAGGCATCGATGTACAGCAGCATCGCCAGCCAGTGCAGGTTGACGATGATGGCCAGCTCGGCGAACGGCGAACGGAAATCGATGCCGTGCCAGCCAGCCTTGGCCAGCAGATCCGGCGGCACCGCGCCGATGTAGGCCACCTGCAGGATCACGTAGACCACCGTGGCCAGCGCGATCGAACCCAACACCGCGAACGGAATGCTGCGGCCCGGGTTGCGCGCCTCGCCGGCCAGGTTTACCGGGCTCTGGAAGCCGTTGAAGCTGAAGACGATGCCGGCAGTGGCCACCGCGGTGAGCACCGCGGCCAGGTCGATCACGTGCGCATCGCCATGGATGCCGACGCTGAAGTTCTCGCTGTGGAAGCCGCTGGCGATCAAGGCCACGCCGGTCGCCGCCGGCACCACCAGCTTGAACACGGTGATCAGCGTATTGGAGCGCGCGAACAGCTTGACGCTCCAGAAATTGAGGAAGAAATACACCAGCACCAGCACCGCCGAGATCAGCAGGCCGGGCACCGACAATTCCCCCGCCCCGCCGGGTGCCTGCACATACAGGCCCTGCGCCCAGGCCCATGGCCAGGACGCCATGTACTGCACCGAGGCCTCGGCTTCGACGGGAATGACCGAGACGATCGCGATCCAGTTCGCCCAGCCGGCGATGAAGCCCACCAGCGAGCCGTGCGAGTAATGGCTGTAGCGCACCATGCCGCCGGATTCGGGAAACATGGCGCCCAGCTCGGCATAGGACAGCGCGATGGTGGTGATGATCGCCGCGCCCAGGATCCAGGCCCAGATCGCACCCGGACCTGCCAGGCCGGCTGCGCGCCAGGCGCCGAACAGCCAGCCGGAGCCAATGATCGAGCCCAGCCCGGTGAGCATGAGCGCAAAGGGGCCGACGTCGCGGCGCAACGAATGTTCGGACATGAGAGCCTGGCAGTGAGGGCGCCGTGAACCGGCAACAAGCCGGCAATGATCGCAGAAGCGACCGCTTGCCGTCAGTGCGTATTCAGTCTCAGCGCGACGCTACCGGGCGGCGACGCGCCTCTCGGTGCGGCTGCCGCAGATCTTCCGGCCGCCGCGATCCGCGACGACAGCGGGCATGGACTAACCCTGGCACCGGGCAGTGGGCGCATCGCGGCCCACGCAGGTGTGCGCCGCCGCCGGAAGGCCGTGCAGCGCACGGACCTGGCCGGGCAGCAGCGCGAAGCTGTCCAAGGTCTTGCGCGCACACACCGGCGCCGGCGTGCCGCCGCTGGCGCTGGCAGCCGGGCAGCGTTCTTCATAGATCAGGTAATGGCACTGGCCGCTGCTGCTGGCCAGGCAATGCACATTGGTCTCGGCATCGGTGACCTGGGTCTTGCTGAAGAGCAGGTCGCGGCCATCGCTGGTGGCGCGGGTGATCGAGGTGGTGCCGTTGCGTTCGTGGCAGCCGGCCAGGGCGAGCAGGCAGTAGACCAGGGAGGCGATCAGGCGCATGGAGGCAGTCCTTTCGTGTCGATGCGGGATGGGGGAGATCAGGGGGATTACATGCCGCGGAACAAGGTCATGAACGGCTGGCTGACGGTGAGCGTTTCGCTGCGCCCGCGCAGTGCCAGCCGGCCCTTGCCGGTGTCCTCGCGCACCACCGAGGCGACCGCCTTCATGTTGACGATGGTGGAGCGATGGATCTGCTTGAACACCTGCGGGTCCAGCACGTCGAGCAACTCGCGCAGCGGCGTGCGCAGGATCGCCTCGCCGGCGGCCGTCATTACCGTGGTGTATTTCTGATCGGCCTGGAAATACGCCACCTCATCCACTGCGATCAGGCGCGTCTCGCGGCCGCTGCTGGCGGTGAGCCAGGCCAGTGGCGGCGCGGCACCGGGCGCTGCCGGGCGTGCGGACAGGCGCTGCAGGAGCGTCTCCAGCAGGCCGCTGTCCGGCTGACCGGCGGCGGCGCGTTGCTGCACGCGTTGCCAGGTGGCCTGCAGGCGGTCGCGGTTGATGGGCTTGAGCAGGTAATCCACCGCACCGTGTTCGAACGCATCGATGGCGTACTGATCGTAGGCGGTGACGAAGACCACCTGCGTGCGCGGGCTGACCTCGCGCATCGCACGTGCCACCTCGATACCGGTGAGGCCGGGCATGCGGATATCCAGAAACACCACATCCGGTTGCTGGGTGGCGATGGTGTCCAGCGCGCTGGCCCCGTCTTCGCATTCGCCCACCACTTGCAGCTGCGGACACACCTCGGCCAGCAGCGCGAGCAAGGACTGCCGCAGCAACGCTTCGTCCTCGGCAATCACCGCACGCAGCGCGCTCATGCCTGCACCTGCACGGCCGTGGCGGCGGCGGCGGGCAGCGGCGGCGGGCGCGGCCCGTCCGGTTGCGCCGGCAAGGGCAGCGTGATCGTGGCAGCCACGCCGCTGGGGAAATTGGACACGATGGCAAAGCTGGCGGCGCCGGCGTAGATCAACTGCAGCCGTTCGCGCAGGTTCTTCAGGCCGATGCCGGTGCCATGGCTGTGGGTGTTGAAGCCCTGGCCGTCGTCGGCCACGGTCAGCGTGGCCTGGCGCTCGTCCAGGCGGCGCGCCAGGATCCACACCGTGCCACCACCGGGCTTGGGTTCGAGCCCATGTTTGATGGCGTTTTCCACCAGCGTCTGCAACATCATCGACGGCAGCTGCAGGCTGCGCAGTTCGTAGGGCACTTCGACCTGCAATGCCAACCGCGCGCCCATGCGGATGCGCAGGATTTCCAGATAGGCCTGGGTACGTTCGAGTTCTTCGCCCAAGGTAGAGGTGGCATCGTCCGCACTGGGCAGCGAGCGGCGCAGGTACTGGATCAAGTGCCCGATCATGATGTCGGCGCGCGGCGGGTCGGTGCGCGCCAGTACCTGGGCGCTGGCCAGCGTGTTGTAGAGAAAGTGCGGTTCGACCTGCGCATGCAGCAGGTTCAAGCGCGCCACGGCCAGCTCCTTCTCCATCACCGATTGCTCGGCGGCGGCCTGCTCGTCGCGACGTTGCTCGCCGACCCGGCGCACCACCGCGCGATTGATCGCCTCGGCGTTTTCGAAGTTGCTGCCTTCGTCCACCGCAAACAGGTCCACCCAGGCGCCGGCATCGGGCTCGCACAACACGGTGACGCTGCTGGTGCCCTGCCCCGGCGCAATCGTCACCAGCACCTGGTTGTGGGTGATGGCAAAGCGCGCAAACAGATTCCAGCGCGAGGGCTTGCGGCCTGCATACGGATCGATGCGGCGGATCTTGGCGCGGATCAGCAGGCTGCCGGGCGCGCTTTCGATGTCCTGTACGCGCGGCAATGCGCGCACCGCCTCTTCCACCACCGCAAAGCTGGCCTGCACCTCCAGCGGCACCTCGATCTGCCGACGCTGGCGGGTGGACAAGGTGGCGTGATCCAGCCGCCCGGCGATCAACCGAACCCGCCGTACATGCGTGATTGCACTCATCAAGGCCAGCGCCAGCAGCACGATGCTGATCAGGCTGAAGAACGCACCGACCGAGTCGAACAGCTGCGCCCACATGATGCTGGCCACCACCAACGCGGCGGCCCAGGCGAACACGATACGCACGATCAGAAAGACGCTGGCAGACACAGGCGGCAACTCGTCGGAGATGGGACGGGAGCGAGCATAGCCGCCGCACGCCACTGCGAAAGCCCCTGGCGACGAATGGCCCCCAGCGCCACCTCAAATGCCGGGATCGCAGGACGAAACCCGACCTGGCCGGTCGGCAGGGTGGGTCCTGCGCGGTATGCTCGCCAGAGCCAGGCAACCGGACGCTCACCTGGTGGCCGTGCGCCATGCGGCCGAGCACGCTGTGCTGCCAGCGGCGATGCGTTAGCCTCGGCCGGCACCGCCGTGTTGCCGCGGGACGCCGGCGCCGCTCCCATCGCAACGGGTCGCCCCACCTCCACATCACCTCGCAGGAGTCGCATGCATCGCCGTCATTTTCTGCACAGCGCAGGCCTTGCGCTTGCGGCCGCTTCGACCGGCAGTTGGGCTGCCACCGGCAAGGCTGCCATCGCGCCGTCCACCGCGTTGCCGGCATCCGACGCGCTGCCACTGCCGTTCGCTACCGCGCCTGCACTGGCGCCGATCCGCGCAGCGGTCGATCGCATCATCGCCATCGATGGCTGCACCCGTCCGTTCCGTGCGCAAGGCCCGCGCATCGAGGCAGAACGCATCGGGCGCAAGACGGTGGTGCACAACTACGGGCACGGCGGCAGCGGCTGGTCGTTGTCGTGGGGCGCAGCCGAACACGCATTGCGACTGGTGCGCGCGGCCGATGCCACCGTGCGCGAGCTGGCGGTGATCGGCTGTGGCGCAATCGGGCTGACCACGGCGGTGGCTGCCCAGCGTGCCGGCCTGCGCGTACGCATCTATGCGCGCGAGCGGCTGCCGGACGTGCGCTCGTTCTATGCCACCGGCGTGTGGTCGCCGGACTCGCGCGTCTGCACCAGCGATCACGCCAGCGCCGACTTCAAGACGCGCTGGGAAGAAATGGCGCGGATCTCCTTTCGCCGGTATCAGACCCTGCTTGGCTTGCCCGGCGAGCCGATCGAGTGGCGCGATGGCTACGCGCTGTCGGATGTGCCGTTCGATCAGGCGGTCGCCTCGGCAGAAGCGCACGAGCCGGACTACCCGCCACTGGAGCGCACGCTGCTGCGTGACCTTGGCCCGCGCTCGCAAGCGCTGGCCGCCGGCAGCCATCCATTCCCGGTGCCGTTCGTGCGTCGCTACGGCCAACTGACTTTCAACATCAGCGCGTATTCGCGGCTCTTGCTGCAGGATTTTCTGCAGGCCGGCGGCGAACTCCATACGCGCGACTTCGACCACCCACGTCAGTTCGCCGACCTGCGCGAGAAAATCGTGGTCAATGCCACCGGCTACGGTGCGCGTGCGCTCCTGGGCGACGACAGCGTGATTCCGGTGCGCGGCCAGACCGCACGTCTGATCCCGCAGCCGGAGGTGACCTACGGGCTGGTCTGGCGCGGCCACAATCTCAATGTGGTGCCGCGTCGCGATGGCTTGCTGGTGCAGGCGCAGGGCAGCAACGACTTCAACAACGCCGATGCCGCGCCCGATCGTGCGGCATCGGAAGCGGCAGTGCGCACGCTGGCGCAGTTGTTTCCGACCACCTGAGCAAGGCGGGTTGTCGCAGCGCCATGCGTTGCGCCCCCCAAACGCTCACCCATCGCCGAGTGAGGCGTTCAAGGCAACGGCCAATGCGGCATCGCCATTGACCAGCGCGTCCCACCGCAGACTCACGCCCTTGCGCTTGCCTTTCTCCACCAGCTTCAGGCCGTCGGGGTCGATGATCAACGTATAGGCCTGGTCGCCGATCTGCAGTTCGCGACGTAACGGTTTATCCAGCGGCGTCATATGACCTCTCATGCGGGCGTACGAACTGCGTTGTAGCGCATCGGTCTGCACCGCATGCACACGCCGTGCCCACATGTCTGCCACCGCGGTGTGCTGCCCGCGCGCGGCCATCGGTATCTCGGCAAGACCGGATCCCTGGTAACGCCGCTGCGTATCCGCGCGACCCGGCGCAGGCGAACGCGGCGCTCTCCCACGCAGCAACCACTGCCAGCCGGCGCGGTGCACGCGGACTGGCGCTCGCGTGAGCGATGCGTGTACGCAGGGCCTTATGGCACAGGTCGTTCTCGCACCGGGATCACCCTACCCACCGATAGCGCTAACACTCGCAGGACTAGCTTGGCGATCACGCGGTAACGGCCTGACGCAAGCTCGCCATCCCACCGGGAGATCGCGCGCCAGGAAGAATCGTGCTCGCGTTGTATCGAACGCGAACAACCAGAACGCGTCGCCGCCCAGCGGTGATCGCCACGTTTCAAACCTCTGACCAACACCAGGAACCACCCATGCCGATCAAGACTGTCGAAGAACTCTTCATCCACGAGCTGTCGGATATCTACAGCGCCGAAAAGCAGCTGACCAAGTCGCTGCCGCGCCTGGCACGTGCGGCGACCGAACCGAAATTGAAAAGCGCCTTCGAAACCCATCTGGAAGAAACCCTGGGCCAGATCGAACGCATCGACCAGGTGGTCGATGTGCTGGGCATCAAGCTCAAGCGCATCAAATGCGCGGCAATGGAAGGCCTGGTCGAGGAAAGCCGCGAGGTCATCGAAGAAATCGAAGCCGGCCCGGTCCGCGATGCCGCGCTGATCGGCGGGGCGCAGAAGGTGGAGCATTACGAAATCGCCTCCTACGGCACCATCGCGGCGATGGCCAGGCAACTCGGCTATGCCGATGCACTGCCGCTGCTGCTGGCAACGCTTGAAGAAGAAAAAGCCACCGATGAAAAACTGACCCTGCTGGCAGAGCAAGGCGGCAACCAGAAGGCGGCCAAGGCCAGCAAGGCTGCCTGATCCACTGCGCAGCACGTACCGCCCAGCACAGGCCCGCAGCCATGCGGGCCTTTTTTTAAGCCAACGCCTCATGTCTGCACGCCCGCAAAGGCGGCGTAGTCGCAGGGCGCCAGCCAAGGACTACTTCATGTTCATGCATAACAAGCGTTTGATGTACACCGTCCGCGTCGCCGCGCCCAATCCGGAGCTGGCGACGCTGATGCTCGAGCAGTTCGGCGGCCCGCAAGGCGAGCTTGCCGCCGCGATGCGCTACTTCACCCAGGCGTTGGGCGAAAGCGATCCTGGCCGCAAGGACTTGTTGTTCGATATCGCCACCGAAGAACTCAGCCATCTGGAGATCATCGGTTCGATCATCGCCATGCTCAATCAGGGACCGAAAGCGGTGCTGTCCGAGGGCATGGAAGAGGCCATGGACATGCGCAGCATGACCCAGAACAGTACCAGCCATACCCAGCAGATCCTGTATGGCGGCGGGCCGGCGCTGGTGAACTCGGCCGGCACGCCGTGGACGGCTGCGTATGTGGATTCGATCGGCTGTCCGACCGCCGACATGCGCTCCAACATCGCCGCCGAGGCGCGTGCCAAGCTGGTCTACGAGCGCCTGATCACCGTCACCAGCGACCCCGGCATTGTCGATGCCTTGCGCTTTCTGATGACACGCGAAGTGGCGCATCAGAAGTCGTTCGAAAAGGCGCTGTATGCGATCGAGCCGAACTTCCCGCCGGGCAAGCTGCCGGGCGATCCGCGTTTCACC
This genomic window contains:
- a CDS encoding APC family permease; translation: MSEHSLRRDVGPFALMLTGLGSIIGSGWLFGAWRAAGLAGPGAIWAWILGAAIITTIALSYAELGAMFPESGGMVRYSHYSHGSLVGFIAGWANWIAIVSVIPVEAEASVQYMASWPWAWAQGLYVQAPGGAGELSVPGLLISAVLVLVYFFLNFWSVKLFARSNTLITVFKLVVPAATGVALIASGFHSENFSVGIHGDAHVIDLAAVLTAVATAGIVFSFNGFQSPVNLAGEARNPGRSIPFAVLGSIALATVVYVILQVAYIGAVPPDLLAKAGWHGIDFRSPFAELAIIVNLHWLAMLLYIDAFVSPSGTGITYTATTARMVYGMEKNGTMPAVLGKLHPVWGVPRMAMFFNLAVSFVFLFFFRGWGTLAAVISVATIISYLTGPISAMALRRHAPELHRPLRIAALPVLAGVAFVMATELLYWARWPLTGEIILLMVVALPVYCYYQAKQGWPDLRRNLKGAAWMICYLPVIALLSWAGSSDFGGHGYLSYGTDLAVVAAVGAVFYIWGVRSGWRTPSVEQAVARA
- a CDS encoding LytTR family DNA-binding domain-containing protein; the encoded protein is MSALRAVIAEDEALLRQSLLALLAEVCPQLQVVGECEDGASALDTIATQQPDVVFLDIRMPGLTGIEVARAMREVSPRTQVVFVTAYDQYAIDAFEHGAVDYLLKPINRDRLQATWQRVQQRAAAGQPDSGLLETLLQRLSARPAAPGAAPPLAWLTASSGRETRLIAVDEVAYFQADQKYTTVMTAAGEAILRTPLRELLDVLDPQVFKQIHRSTIVNMKAVASVVREDTGKGRLALRGRSETLTVSQPFMTLFRGM
- a CDS encoding histidine kinase — protein: MSASVFLIVRIVFAWAAALVVASIMWAQLFDSVGAFFSLISIVLLALALMSAITHVRRVRLIAGRLDHATLSTRQRRQIEVPLEVQASFAVVEEAVRALPRVQDIESAPGSLLIRAKIRRIDPYAGRKPSRWNLFARFAITHNQVLVTIAPGQGTSSVTVLCEPDAGAWVDLFAVDEGSNFENAEAINRAVVRRVGEQRRDEQAAAEQSVMEKELAVARLNLLHAQVEPHFLYNTLASAQVLARTDPPRADIMIGHLIQYLRRSLPSADDATSTLGEELERTQAYLEILRIRMGARLALQVEVPYELRSLQLPSMMLQTLVENAIKHGLEPKPGGGTVWILARRLDERQATLTVADDGQGFNTHSHGTGIGLKNLRERLQLIYAGAASFAIVSNFPSGVAATITLPLPAQPDGPRPPPLPAAAATAVQVQA
- a CDS encoding FAD-dependent oxidoreductase translates to MHRRHFLHSAGLALAAASTGSWAATGKAAIAPSTALPASDALPLPFATAPALAPIRAAVDRIIAIDGCTRPFRAQGPRIEAERIGRKTVVHNYGHGGSGWSLSWGAAEHALRLVRAADATVRELAVIGCGAIGLTTAVAAQRAGLRVRIYARERLPDVRSFYATGVWSPDSRVCTSDHASADFKTRWEEMARISFRRYQTLLGLPGEPIEWRDGYALSDVPFDQAVASAEAHEPDYPPLERTLLRDLGPRSQALAAGSHPFPVPFVRRYGQLTFNISAYSRLLLQDFLQAGGELHTRDFDHPRQFADLREKIVVNATGYGARALLGDDSVIPVRGQTARLIPQPEVTYGLVWRGHNLNVVPRRDGLLVQAQGSNDFNNADAAPDRAASEAAVRTLAQLFPTT
- a CDS encoding ferritin-like domain-containing protein encodes the protein MPIKTVEELFIHELSDIYSAEKQLTKSLPRLARAATEPKLKSAFETHLEETLGQIERIDQVVDVLGIKLKRIKCAAMEGLVEESREVIEEIEAGPVRDAALIGGAQKVEHYEIASYGTIAAMARQLGYADALPLLLATLEEEKATDEKLTLLAEQGGNQKAAKASKAA
- a CDS encoding manganese catalase family protein yields the protein MFMHNKRLMYTVRVAAPNPELATLMLEQFGGPQGELAAAMRYFTQALGESDPGRKDLLFDIATEELSHLEIIGSIIAMLNQGPKAVLSEGMEEAMDMRSMTQNSTSHTQQILYGGGPALVNSAGTPWTAAYVDSIGCPTADMRSNIAAEARAKLVYERLITVTSDPGIVDALRFLMTREVAHQKSFEKALYAIEPNFPPGKLPGDPRFTDIYYNMSQGEGDMVGPWNSGEQWEMVADRDEQACVDGGDGTASVELDATQARAVAAMSQRLMSNPELDRVTGADLGAGPGAGSTTGDIQR